A single Sphingomonas kaistensis DNA region contains:
- a CDS encoding vWA domain-containing protein, protein MFISFVEALRRGGIPASLKEHLLLLEALDAGVIAPSPEEFYYLARSVFVHDETKLDRFDRIFGEVFKGLVGAPEDTVAIPEEWLRLVAEKCLTTEEMEKVKSLGSWDEIMETLKKRLEEQQGRHQGGNKWIGTGGTSPFGHGGYNPEGVRIGGPGKHGRAIKVWEKREFQDLDDRREIGTRAIKVALRRLRRFAREGAADELDLEGTIDGTARRGWLDVRMRPERHNAVKLLLFLDIGGSMDGHVRLVEELFSACRTEFKHLEHYYFHNCIYEGVWKENRRRWTERINTFDIIHRFGADHKLVIVGDAAMSPYEVTHPGGSIEHMNEEAGAVWLKRLTDTYASAAWINPTPEPYWGHSASTAILRKLMDDRMFPLSLQGLEAAMRTLSRKK, encoded by the coding sequence ATGTTCATTTCCTTTGTCGAGGCGCTTCGCAGGGGCGGCATTCCCGCCAGCCTCAAGGAACATCTTCTGCTGTTGGAAGCGCTCGATGCGGGCGTGATCGCGCCCAGTCCCGAAGAATTCTATTATCTGGCCCGCTCGGTGTTCGTTCACGACGAGACCAAGCTCGACCGCTTCGATCGCATCTTCGGCGAGGTCTTCAAGGGCTTGGTCGGTGCGCCGGAGGACACCGTCGCCATTCCCGAAGAATGGCTGCGCCTGGTCGCCGAAAAGTGTCTCACGACCGAAGAGATGGAAAAGGTGAAGTCGCTCGGCTCCTGGGACGAAATCATGGAGACGCTGAAAAAGCGGCTCGAAGAGCAGCAAGGGCGGCACCAGGGCGGCAACAAGTGGATTGGCACCGGCGGCACCTCGCCGTTCGGGCACGGCGGCTATAATCCCGAGGGTGTCCGGATCGGCGGGCCGGGCAAGCACGGCCGCGCGATCAAGGTATGGGAAAAGCGCGAATTTCAGGATCTCGACGACCGGCGCGAGATCGGCACGCGCGCGATAAAGGTTGCGCTGCGCCGGTTACGCCGCTTTGCCCGGGAGGGCGCCGCGGACGAGCTCGACCTCGAAGGCACCATCGACGGCACGGCGCGCCGTGGCTGGCTCGACGTTCGCATGCGGCCGGAACGTCACAATGCGGTCAAGCTGCTGCTGTTTCTCGACATCGGCGGGTCGATGGACGGGCACGTGCGGCTGGTGGAGGAATTGTTCAGCGCCTGCCGCACCGAGTTCAAGCATCTCGAACATTATTACTTCCACAACTGCATCTACGAAGGCGTGTGGAAGGAGAACCGGCGTCGGTGGACCGAGCGCATCAACACGTTCGACATCATTCATCGCTTTGGGGCCGATCATAAGCTGGTGATCGTCGGCGACGCGGCGATGAGCCCGTACGAGGTCACGCATCCCGGCGGTAGTATCGAACACATGAACGAGGAAGCAGGCGCGGTGTGGCTCAAGCGGCTGACTGATACCTATGCCAGCGCGGCCTGGATCAACCCGACGCCCGAGCCCTATTGGGGTCATTCCGCGTCAACCGCGATCCTCCGCAAGCTGATGGACGACCGCATGTTTCCGCTTAGCCTACAGGGGCTTGAGGCGGCGATGCGGACACTCAGTCGTAAGAAATAA
- a CDS encoding Eco57I restriction-modification methylase domain-containing protein yields the protein MTDAVLFTGGSLFSQDYLVEGIKRSAAYGEVDAIALRERLQALLAGFPHATRPNEATTESDLVWPVLEALGWSSWLTQQNLSSSGRESVPDGLLFINEAAKSRANEHAEEWKRYAFGSAIIESKRWGRALDRAEGRSGADRETPSTQLLRYLRRIDDLTGGDLRWGILTNGGRWRLYYAGARSTIDDYLEIDLARIIGIGPDVFDAAVTDEEREHWLRVFAAMFSRSAFERQAADAPSFHDQARREAAFYEERVAKNLSDLVFARLYPSLGRAIAEKAPADTELEEIRNATLILLYRLLFILYAEDRGLLPVRDARYDDYALRDARKDVGSRMDASGTFSTVATPIWDRFSSLAMMIDKGDPSVGLPPYNGGLFSASETPLLKVIRLPDSVMAEALDILSWEQREGRRRYINYRDLSVQQLGSIYERLLEFEMKRVDGRFEIQPNIFARKDSGSYYTPDELVLLIIDETLAPLIKDAYAGFANAVNLLRNDDSEAMKLRALEAADPARSITRLRVCDPAMGSGHFLVSLVDRLTNAALEAMAKAVEIASEAGVTEYQSPIAIEIEKIRSTIWHNAQEKNWSVAEEQLDDPQLVKRMVLKRCIHGVDKNPMAVELAKVALWLHTFTVGAPLSFINHHLHCGDSLFGLWVRDAIDKAGKAGELLYIEELRNAERQASQMQRIEALTDAEVAEVHASADMWKDIEFQTGPFDSFVSFVHAIDWLDLPREERPLVTQWLDGGFGDPLPIARGKKEPEAVRSRQEEAERFHVIWREARKLIEEERFFNWQIAFPGVWKSWTKKERDGGFDAVIGNPPWDRMKLQKVEWFAARRPAIAQKSKAADRERIVKALERSGDPLFNDYQIANERALTALRVARKGGHYPLLGKGDINLYSLFVERAHSIARPGGMIGLLTPIGIGMDKTNAPYISAIAESKQLKAFISFENRRQWLFKDVHAEDQPTVLIASNNGRSFDSFRYAVKLHALPEPDDTFELSAPMLLALNPNTGTIPVLRSKRDAKLTAEVYKRVDVFVRKSGQGERSDWACDYATMFHMTNDSDAFATLEELKEQHGAWSTGGSRFESAEGAWLPLYEGKSVQLFNHRYASIETPKGSVSGQGQAIRSSLEELQDINFVTTPRYWVRENDIAGLKNGYAIGFNDICNTNNARSVVACMIPRVGTGNKIPLLDGLGASDAALLLANLASIPLDYIARNKIQSRNLNKYILEQLPIISPASYARAFGPKSALEIVREIVLELTFTAYDIADFARDLGHVDAAGEVLPPFIWDEERRLRLRAKLDALYFILYGIYDPENSATSRDEIRYIYSTFPAVERQEIAKWNSYRSRDLALAWISALMAGRPDANVE from the coding sequence ATGACTGATGCGGTGCTCTTCACAGGTGGTTCGCTGTTTTCACAGGATTACCTGGTCGAGGGCATCAAACGCAGCGCTGCGTATGGCGAAGTCGATGCAATCGCCCTCAGAGAGCGTCTGCAAGCACTTCTGGCTGGGTTTCCGCATGCGACACGACCGAATGAGGCCACCACGGAGAGCGATCTCGTATGGCCCGTTCTCGAAGCACTGGGGTGGTCTTCGTGGCTGACTCAGCAGAATCTTTCGTCCAGCGGTCGGGAAAGCGTTCCAGATGGCCTTCTGTTCATCAACGAGGCTGCCAAGTCACGCGCGAACGAGCACGCGGAGGAATGGAAACGCTATGCATTCGGCTCCGCAATCATCGAGAGCAAGCGCTGGGGCCGTGCGCTAGACCGAGCCGAAGGACGCTCCGGGGCCGATCGAGAAACCCCCTCAACGCAGCTACTACGATATCTGCGGCGCATTGACGATCTGACCGGCGGGGATCTGCGCTGGGGCATTCTAACCAATGGTGGGCGTTGGCGGCTCTATTACGCGGGCGCCCGGTCTACGATCGACGATTATCTTGAGATCGACCTCGCTCGGATCATCGGGATTGGACCCGACGTTTTTGACGCGGCCGTCACGGATGAGGAGCGGGAGCACTGGCTGCGCGTCTTTGCGGCCATGTTCTCACGCTCTGCTTTCGAGCGCCAAGCAGCCGATGCCCCCAGCTTCCATGACCAAGCGCGCCGCGAAGCCGCGTTTTACGAAGAGCGGGTTGCAAAGAACCTCTCCGACTTGGTCTTCGCTAGGCTCTACCCCTCACTCGGCAGGGCAATCGCTGAGAAGGCTCCCGCCGATACTGAACTCGAAGAGATCAGAAACGCGACGCTGATCCTGCTCTATCGGCTGCTCTTCATCCTCTATGCGGAGGACCGTGGGCTGCTGCCGGTGAGGGACGCTCGATACGACGACTACGCCTTGCGCGATGCCCGCAAGGATGTTGGGTCGCGCATGGATGCAAGCGGCACCTTTTCGACTGTCGCGACACCGATCTGGGATCGCTTCTCAAGCCTCGCCATGATGATCGACAAGGGAGATCCGTCAGTCGGTCTGCCACCCTATAATGGCGGCCTCTTTAGCGCTTCAGAAACGCCCCTGCTCAAGGTCATCCGCCTACCCGACAGTGTAATGGCCGAAGCGCTAGACATTCTTTCGTGGGAGCAGCGCGAGGGTCGGCGCCGATACATCAACTACCGTGACCTCTCAGTCCAGCAGCTTGGCTCCATCTACGAGCGCCTGCTGGAGTTCGAAATGAAGCGGGTGGATGGCAGGTTCGAGATCCAGCCAAACATCTTCGCGCGCAAGGATAGCGGCAGCTATTACACACCTGACGAGCTGGTGCTGCTCATCATTGACGAGACGCTGGCCCCCCTCATTAAAGATGCCTACGCAGGCTTTGCTAATGCGGTGAATTTGCTCCGCAATGATGACAGCGAAGCCATGAAGCTACGAGCCCTTGAGGCTGCCGACCCGGCCAGGTCTATCACTCGGTTAAGGGTTTGCGACCCGGCAATGGGTTCAGGCCACTTTCTCGTGAGCTTGGTTGACCGGCTTACCAACGCTGCACTCGAGGCTATGGCGAAGGCGGTTGAGATTGCCTCCGAGGCAGGGGTGACCGAATATCAGAGCCCGATAGCCATCGAGATCGAGAAGATCCGCTCGACCATCTGGCACAATGCGCAGGAGAAGAATTGGTCGGTTGCTGAAGAGCAACTCGACGATCCCCAGCTGGTGAAGCGGATGGTTTTAAAGCGCTGCATCCACGGCGTGGACAAGAACCCGATGGCGGTGGAGCTCGCGAAAGTCGCGTTGTGGCTGCACACCTTCACGGTTGGTGCACCGCTCTCTTTCATCAATCACCACCTGCATTGCGGCGACAGCCTGTTTGGCCTTTGGGTTCGCGACGCGATCGACAAGGCGGGCAAGGCGGGCGAACTGCTGTATATCGAGGAGCTCAGGAATGCCGAGCGGCAGGCTTCTCAAATGCAGCGTATCGAGGCGTTGACTGACGCTGAAGTAGCAGAAGTCCATGCCAGCGCTGATATGTGGAAAGACATCGAGTTTCAGACTGGACCGTTCGACAGCTTTGTAAGCTTCGTGCACGCGATCGACTGGCTGGATCTACCGCGGGAGGAGAGACCGCTGGTAACTCAGTGGCTCGATGGAGGCTTCGGAGATCCGCTGCCGATCGCCAGAGGCAAGAAGGAACCCGAAGCGGTCCGATCGAGGCAAGAAGAGGCGGAGCGCTTCCATGTGATCTGGCGCGAGGCGCGCAAGCTGATCGAAGAAGAGCGTTTCTTCAATTGGCAGATTGCCTTTCCAGGCGTTTGGAAGAGCTGGACCAAAAAGGAGCGCGATGGCGGCTTCGACGCTGTGATTGGGAACCCCCCATGGGATCGCATGAAACTTCAGAAAGTCGAGTGGTTCGCCGCGCGCCGACCTGCGATAGCGCAGAAATCAAAGGCAGCTGACCGAGAAAGAATCGTCAAAGCTTTGGAGCGATCTGGCGACCCGCTCTTCAATGATTATCAAATTGCGAATGAGCGTGCGCTTACCGCCTTACGAGTTGCGCGAAAGGGAGGACACTACCCTTTACTGGGGAAGGGTGACATCAACCTCTACAGCCTCTTTGTCGAAAGAGCACATAGCATCGCGAGGCCGGGAGGCATGATAGGATTGCTTACCCCAATTGGTATTGGGATGGACAAGACCAACGCACCTTACATCTCCGCGATTGCCGAGTCCAAGCAGCTCAAGGCATTCATATCCTTTGAGAATAGGCGCCAGTGGCTCTTCAAGGATGTGCATGCCGAAGATCAGCCCACGGTGCTGATCGCCTCGAACAACGGTCGATCATTCGATAGCTTTCGTTATGCAGTAAAGCTTCACGCGCTACCCGAACCCGATGACACCTTCGAGTTGAGCGCGCCGATGTTGCTCGCCTTGAATCCGAACACAGGCACTATCCCTGTCCTCCGATCAAAGCGTGACGCCAAGCTCACTGCTGAAGTCTATAAACGGGTCGATGTTTTTGTGCGTAAGTCAGGTCAGGGAGAGCGGAGCGATTGGGCTTGTGATTACGCAACCATGTTTCACATGACGAATGACAGCGATGCCTTTGCAACCTTGGAGGAACTGAAAGAACAGCACGGAGCGTGGTCAACTGGCGGAAGCAGGTTCGAGAGCGCAGAAGGAGCATGGTTGCCTCTTTACGAAGGTAAGAGCGTGCAGCTTTTCAATCATCGATACGCTTCGATTGAGACGCCGAAGGGGTCGGTAAGCGGGCAGGGGCAAGCGATAAGATCTTCACTTGAGGAACTTCAAGACATCAATTTTGTGACTACGCCTCGATATTGGGTCCGCGAAAATGACATTGCAGGGCTCAAAAACGGTTACGCCATCGGCTTCAATGACATCTGCAACACTAACAACGCTAGGTCGGTCGTCGCATGCATGATTCCGCGCGTAGGTACCGGAAACAAGATCCCACTGCTTGATGGACTAGGAGCATCTGACGCGGCGCTCTTGTTGGCCAATCTTGCCTCGATACCTCTCGACTACATAGCGAGGAACAAGATTCAGAGCCGCAATCTGAACAAGTATATCCTTGAGCAGCTTCCGATCATATCGCCAGCCTCATATGCGCGGGCATTCGGTCCGAAGTCCGCCTTGGAGATCGTGCGCGAGATTGTGCTCGAATTGACCTTTACCGCTTACGACATAGCCGACTTTGCCCGCGACCTAGGCCACGTCGATGCTGCGGGGGAGGTGCTGCCGCCTTTCATTTGGGATGAGGAGCGTCGGCTTCGACTGCGAGCCAAGCTCGATGCTCTCTACTTCATCCTATACGGCATCTACGACCCGGAAAACTCCGCAACTAGCCGCGATGAGATCCGCTATATTTACTCGACCTTCCCAGCCGTTGAGCGGCAGGAAATCGCGAAGTGGAATAGCTACCGTAGCCGGGATTTGGCGCTTGCCTGGATCAGCGCGCTCATGGCTGGCCGACCAGACGCTAACGTCGAATAA
- a CDS encoding sensor histidine kinase codes for MRYDDRLATVLGQPAADARARAVQWRQLVELLARGDEISADLAERALARIAQLMSDVSVDLLSATARAIAGRDVPAELVALFAARDANASAALLAAAQLSPTGWNAVRAVAAEDVRPLLQALGHGERERSTSGETDAGMTVTRDAPQIPPPAPVRPPITKPAQQEQRIDAPLPNGLFRWETGPTGEIDWVEGISRAALVGRSVADSFADSFAARLPFADEPLVVAQDGALAGEWRWSGAPAFFADTGRFAGYRGVARREGAVPQQSQENTAGFLPAEDDGLRELMHELRTPLNAIIGFSEIIEGQYLGPAHRSYRERAATIVEQARNLSNTIDNLDLAARLRSGRIQGDATSDLGGLRDLLAGIRTGAQERGLRVSVEDRAGNIRIALPPLLVERLVRDFITSMIEPAVAGEQIGIVMLRLGSSLAIGVDRAAALEGLSEQELLGDRGRAGMRFTLRLVQGLAAMTGGRLDIATDRLVLLLPLAD; via the coding sequence TTGCGTTATGACGACCGCCTGGCAACTGTTCTTGGCCAGCCCGCCGCGGATGCGCGGGCGCGGGCGGTGCAGTGGCGTCAGCTCGTCGAACTGCTTGCGCGGGGAGACGAGATCAGCGCCGACCTTGCCGAGCGCGCGCTTGCCCGAATTGCCCAACTGATGAGTGACGTTTCCGTCGACCTTCTGTCGGCGACGGCGCGGGCCATTGCCGGGCGTGACGTTCCCGCCGAACTGGTCGCCTTGTTCGCTGCCCGCGATGCCAACGCGTCGGCGGCGCTGCTCGCTGCTGCGCAGCTCAGCCCCACAGGCTGGAATGCGGTCCGCGCGGTCGCGGCGGAGGATGTTCGGCCGCTGCTACAGGCTCTCGGGCATGGGGAACGGGAGCGATCGACCAGTGGCGAGACCGACGCCGGGATGACCGTGACCCGTGACGCTCCCCAAATCCCTCCGCCGGCACCCGTTCGTCCACCCATCACGAAACCCGCGCAGCAAGAGCAGAGGATCGACGCGCCCTTGCCGAATGGCCTGTTCCGCTGGGAGACTGGTCCGACGGGCGAGATCGATTGGGTCGAAGGCATTTCGCGCGCGGCGCTCGTCGGTCGCAGCGTTGCCGACAGCTTCGCCGATTCCTTCGCTGCTCGTCTGCCCTTCGCCGACGAGCCGCTGGTGGTGGCGCAAGATGGTGCGCTGGCTGGCGAATGGCGGTGGAGCGGTGCCCCGGCTTTCTTCGCCGACACGGGTCGCTTCGCAGGCTATCGCGGGGTCGCCCGGCGCGAAGGCGCGGTGCCGCAGCAGTCCCAGGAGAATACAGCCGGCTTCCTCCCAGCCGAAGACGATGGTCTGCGCGAACTCATGCACGAGCTTCGCACCCCACTGAACGCCATCATCGGGTTCAGCGAAATCATCGAAGGGCAGTATTTGGGCCCGGCGCATCGCTCCTATCGCGAACGCGCCGCCACAATCGTCGAACAGGCTCGCAATTTGTCGAACACGATCGACAATCTCGACCTTGCCGCCCGGCTCCGCTCTGGCCGCATTCAGGGCGACGCGACCAGCGATCTTGGCGGCCTGCGCGACCTTCTCGCGGGTATTCGGACCGGCGCGCAGGAACGAGGATTGCGGGTGTCGGTCGAGGATCGCGCCGGCAACATCCGAATCGCGCTTCCGCCACTGCTGGTCGAACGGCTGGTGCGCGACTTCATTACCTCGATGATCGAACCAGCGGTGGCGGGCGAGCAGATCGGCATCGTGATGCTTCGCCTCGGTTCCAGTCTTGCGATCGGAGTAGACCGGGCGGCGGCGCTGGAAGGCTTGTCCGAACAGGAACTGCTAGGCGATCGCGGCCGCGCTGGCATGCGCTTCACGTTGCGGTTGGTGCAGGGACTCGCGGCGATGACCGGCGGTCGCCTGGACATCGCCACCGACCGATTGGTGCTGCTGCTCCCGCTCGCGGACTGA
- a CDS encoding DUF6538 domain-containing protein, protein MARGDGYKIIKRRRKGREIGPYQVRVQVPANWRAVVGQNEVLRSLGTADRRAAGQLAPQVVTDLLSEWREKAGELGPTGLIDPADVAVRVAYDGMLKALEQRRKTWPADNAGYASRLAQREADLRRMSRQLHAGDTLQWEAVADRAIQGRGLRIEKGTDAYSAFVQAIAEASIDAVAVFTRRANGELDAEPRTQTVQTPKAKQAAMAKPGETFLELFERWSAESLAKGRKRPDTVDQDRKVIKQFVAFVGTDRAVDSIEPIEIAAYRDTMRDLPPKWMSKRELGGLDMRVAATKARKAGMPRMAFTNINKHLSTISPLYTWLRKQPRWAGLRNPVDGLFYDGVKGLRPRPPFRTDDLNKILGSPLFTGFLADGQEHLPGNMHADD, encoded by the coding sequence ATGGCGCGCGGCGACGGCTATAAGATTATTAAACGGAGAAGGAAGGGACGCGAGATCGGGCCCTACCAGGTTCGTGTTCAGGTCCCGGCGAACTGGCGTGCGGTTGTAGGACAGAATGAGGTGTTGCGGTCGCTTGGAACTGCCGATCGGCGCGCCGCTGGTCAACTAGCTCCCCAGGTCGTGACAGACCTCCTCTCCGAATGGAGGGAAAAGGCCGGTGAACTTGGACCGACTGGCCTCATTGACCCTGCCGACGTCGCGGTGAGGGTAGCATATGATGGGATGTTGAAGGCGCTCGAGCAGCGTCGGAAAACATGGCCTGCCGACAATGCGGGTTACGCATCGCGGCTGGCGCAGCGAGAGGCGGATCTCAGGCGCATGTCGCGGCAACTGCACGCTGGCGACACATTGCAGTGGGAAGCGGTAGCGGACCGGGCGATACAAGGGCGTGGGTTGCGCATTGAGAAGGGAACCGACGCTTACAGCGCGTTCGTTCAGGCCATCGCGGAAGCCAGCATCGACGCCGTGGCCGTGTTCACGCGCCGCGCGAATGGGGAGCTGGACGCAGAGCCTCGCACCCAAACGGTTCAGACACCAAAGGCCAAGCAGGCAGCGATGGCCAAGCCAGGTGAGACCTTTCTTGAACTTTTCGAGCGTTGGTCGGCAGAGAGCCTCGCGAAGGGCAGGAAGCGGCCGGATACGGTGGATCAGGACCGGAAGGTCATCAAGCAGTTCGTCGCCTTCGTGGGCACCGATCGCGCTGTAGACTCCATCGAACCTATCGAAATCGCGGCGTATCGAGACACCATGCGTGACCTGCCTCCGAAATGGATGAGCAAGCGAGAATTGGGCGGGCTGGACATGCGCGTGGCAGCTACCAAGGCCCGGAAGGCCGGAATGCCGAGGATGGCCTTCACGAACATCAACAAGCACCTATCGACCATCTCTCCGCTCTACACCTGGCTTCGTAAGCAGCCTCGCTGGGCGGGTTTACGTAACCCGGTCGACGGCTTGTTTTACGATGGGGTCAAGGGCCTTAGGCCGCGCCCGCCGTTCAGAACGGATGACCTAAACAAGATACTGGGCTCACCTCTCTTCACCGGCTTCCTTGCAGATGGGCAAGAGCATCTACCCGGCAACATGCATGCCGATGATTAA
- a CDS encoding tyrosine-type recombinase/integrase has protein sequence MCLFSGARLGEIAQLRLGDVRLERGVWFIHICHDAGAGLSTKSGRSRFAAVHQLLERIGFLDFHAKQLERVGGDGKAAMFPGLAPNGRGQISGTPSEWWRDYLTAIGIKNGEVQGGDGYGTHSFRHTLADRLRSEAELLDDQIEVCLGHNQKTVTSGYGELPQGTVTMFKGWMEAVRFEGVRFDHLFSSATPVPTLPVAD, from the coding sequence GTGTGTCTTTTCTCTGGCGCTCGTCTTGGCGAGATCGCGCAGCTTCGCCTGGGCGATGTTCGGCTGGAGCGAGGAGTGTGGTTCATCCACATCTGCCATGACGCAGGTGCGGGGCTCTCGACGAAGAGTGGAAGGAGTCGCTTCGCAGCAGTGCACCAACTTCTAGAGCGAATTGGCTTCCTCGATTTTCATGCGAAGCAGCTTGAGCGCGTCGGCGGGGACGGGAAGGCAGCTATGTTCCCCGGGCTCGCGCCGAACGGCCGCGGGCAGATCAGCGGCACTCCCTCAGAGTGGTGGCGAGACTATCTGACCGCCATCGGCATTAAGAACGGTGAGGTGCAGGGCGGCGATGGCTACGGCACACACAGCTTCCGCCACACGCTCGCTGATCGGCTGAGGAGTGAGGCTGAACTACTCGACGATCAGATTGAGGTCTGCCTCGGACACAACCAGAAGACAGTGACGTCCGGTTACGGCGAACTGCCACAGGGCACAGTAACGATGTTTAAGGGGTGGATGGAGGCGGTGCGATTTGAGGGGGTCCGCTTTGATCATCTCTTCAGTAGCGCAACGCCGGTGCCAACCTTACCTGTGGCAGATTGA